DNA sequence from the Eulemur rufifrons isolate Redbay chromosome 6, OSU_ERuf_1, whole genome shotgun sequence genome:
TCCATGAGTGTATCAGGGTCACACACAGCTGTAAGATATAAGTCCCCCCTTTTCCTCCCCTTTATGAATGCATGCCAATTATTTATGAGGGGGGTGCTATTTTTATAGATGTGATTGTGATGGCTGGAGAGGTCACTAGTAACATTACTAAAAGTATCCAAATTGCAGTGACCTCAAGCATCATCCCACATATCCTAGAAATAATGCTTCAGGTCccaaaattttcatttgtaaaacaacCTATGTGGTTGGAGATACTTCAAGAAACACTGTTCTTTGGATTTCCCTTCAGAGCTAAGACCAGGCTATGATGTTTGACAAAATTTTACCAAAGTCTGGACTATCCAATATCAAATGACAATTCAGGTGAGTCATCAATAGCTTCCTGTGAGTAGttatttttcagaagttttcCATAGCCTGTCTTCCAGGGTGGGACAACAGGTAAAGTTTCCATCCTTCTGGACTGGTGTGATCTTACAATGTCCTGGGAACAGACATTTGGGCAAAAAGATACACATCCTACAGAAGTTTGCACAAAGGGGTCTCCACCATAGACTGGAGATAAGGCTTGGCAGTCTGAGGACTCAGAGAGGACACTGTTATATTGGGCAGAGCTTCGAGAGAAACCTCAGTATCTAGTGATGTGTCCTATAGAGCCATGGCCAGAAATAACACCTACAGTGCCTGTCTACACAGTGCTTGCAGTGGACATTACTCTCCCGTGGGGTGGAGAGACTCTGGGACCTGGCGAGCTACACAGAGTGGGACCTGGGTTGGCTGAGTTGCCAAGAAATTTGGAAAGGGACTGGATCCCAGACTGTGGGCTGGCTGCTTTTGTGAACTGAGGAGAGATACAAGCAAGAGCTCTTGATGGCTATTTTCCCAAAAGCATATGAACAGGCAGAAAATGCTCATCTAatggcagagaaaggaaatatgTATATTCATGAAAAGAGTCAGAGAAGAAAGGGATGTTTGAGTGTGTTAAAGTTTATTCTTATACTCTTCTACTTGCATACTGTGAAACACCATGAGACACTGAGAATAAATTCCCCCTTTTGTTTGTGCTAGTTTGATTGCTACTTCTAATACTTGCAAACAACAGAATCCTAATTAACATTCTCAAATTGATTAAAAACTGCCAGCCAAATGGTGTGATGGAATGCAGTCTGATGCCTTATAAGAGTCGAGTTGCTGGCATCCTAGAAGTGACTTGCTATGTGACCTGGATGTAATCAGAGTCACCTCTTGTATGCACTCGAGTATGAGGGTTGAGAAAGAGTGGGATCTGGAAGATAGCTTATAAACTGACAACTTCAGACATGCAGTGTTTTGTTGAAGAAGGTATGTTCTCTcctaggaatagaaggaaggCCTATGGCATTAAGGGTTGGGTTGAGACTTGGGTCTGGAACACTGGTTGTTTCAGCGGTTTCTTTAGGTCTCAGCTAAAATCCTGAGGCAAGCTATGAGGCAGGATTTTGACCTTTGGTTCTTGCCACAAAATGCTGAAAACTTAGTGTTTTCAGTGGGTATAGGGCCAATGCCTGAGAAGGAAGATTTGAACTGTGACTTGGGAACATCACCAAGGTGTGGTGTCAGGTCCTTTCAGCAgggaaaagaaggagagaaactAAATGCATACAGATTGTGTGCGTGTAGATGTAAGTACAGAAATGATGTCATTAATGAGTTCAGCTAACATCTATGAGGATTTCTGATGTTCTTGGCTCTGTGCCAAGCTCTCAAGATGTATTatcttggctgggcgtggtggctcacacctgtaatcctagcactctgggaggccgaggcgggcggatcgtttgagctcaggagtttgagaccagcctgagcaagagcgagaccccgtctctactaaaaatagaaagaaattatatgggaagctaaaaatatatatacagaaaaaattagccgggcatggtggcgcatgcctgtagtcccagctactcgggaggctgaggcaggaggattgcttaagcccaggagtgtgaggttgctgtgagctaggctgacgccacagcactctagcccgggcaacagagtgagactctgtctccaaaaaaaaaaaaagatgtattatCTTGTTTGATCCTTATTACAGTCCTAAAATACTATTTTCCTTTCTGGtttttagatgaagaaatcaGGGCACAAAAGCCATACAGCTACTAAGTGAGGAGATAGAGATTGAAGCCAGgaagtttactttaaaaacttaCTCTTGATATCCTCTACCCTCACTGTGCTCCTTTTTGCTATACATATTTAGTATTATCTCCTAGATCCAGATCTCAAAACTCAATTGCTAAGAAATAACGTGAATTAGCTACAATTATTGTATCTGAGAGAAAACATGGAGCAGTAAGGCTACAAGAACCTGTATGATTCTATCTGCAAGGGTAGCAGCTCTCAAGCTCTGGCTGATTGTAGCCATGTGGGATTTCAGGCTCAGGATTGGCAAATCTTTTCACGATTAAAAATGCTCCAAACCTGGATATTTATGCGACTTCTTCTCATATTTAATggttcacaatttaaaaaaatcatgtcatgCAGACCTAACAAAGCATATCTGTTAAGAAAATGTGTGACCAGTGTTGACCTCTGTCTTTAACCACTAAACTCAGAAAAAACAGTACTTGGGACTTCACCTTTAGTAGTCAAGGAACAGATAAATTTGCCTGATGCTAAGTCCCTGCATCCAGACCACAGTGCCTTTATGATGCTCTCACTCTCTGCCTGGTGAGCTTGTAgtctgtttttctctatttttgcctTAGGCAATACTCCCAGGAAGCATGGGCCATTTTCCCTTTGCTGAATGGACCTCCTCTTAGCTCTTGCTGGCTGGGAACTTCATTCAGCCTGTTGGCTCTTACAgtttctcctcctgctcctcctgcacATCCCACTGCAATCTGTGACTTGGGGTCTCCTTAGTGTACCATAGGAAGACACAAGGCAGGCCCACTGGCTTTCAACTCTGTCACTCCATTCATGAGCAAGAATGGCGCAGGCAATCTATCCTTGGGGTCTTATGCTGCGGCCTATGCTTTGCCACTGTAGCCACTATGAGAAGCCTCTGTCCAAGGTTGGCACACCACAGTCTGTGAGGGGATCTCTTCCTCAAGTCCCAGTCAGGAAGTAGGGCAAGATTTCACTCTGCTAAATTGTCGACCTCCATCCCACAGCTCACCAGGGGCAAATTAGATATTTCTTCTGTTGCTTCTTTTCCATActgcttcccaccccaccccagccctttcTGCCAGGGCTGGAAAAgcagagaatatttatttttcctttttctaagttGTACACATCCACTTTCTAAAGTAGAGTAGACCTGGACATCATAGTCTTGTGTAGCATACACTCTATACCATAAATGAATTTCTAAGTTCCCCAGTTTTAGTTATTGACTTGTTAAAGGAGTAGCTCAAGAGATCTGGCAAgtcctttattttttcccagaacAATTATCTGGCTTCCAAGGCTATTGTCTTTTGCataatgtgatttttaatgtCAATCTCTGAATATTATCTCCTGACTTTATTTCACTTTCCTTCTGAAATAAATTCTAGTTTACCCCTACACAATAAAGTTGGCTGCTGCaggaatcaaaaggaaaatttttttttttttttacaatttctacatttttttctacacCTTTGCGTGATCTCTGAAAGCCATGGTCCCTGCACATAGGATCTTCTTTGTTAAGCCATATCTATCTTAGCACCTATCAAGAAAGctaaggttaggcttaggatgTCAACTCtgatctttatatattcttcatGCCAATGTAAtgtctgttctttcttcctcctctgaaatTATCAGTGAAAATTTTTTAGCATTCCTCTTTAGAAATCTAAGTTTCTATAATGATATTTCGGTGTAAAAGTCATCAGCCATTACTTTTTCCTGTGTGTGCTGAATTCTCAAACTGTGTTGTGTTGCCTGCTTTTTCCTGCCTCTGTAGCCATTTCTCTAATGTCAATACCTAGGCAGaggatttttagaaaatgaacatGTTAATTTCTGCTACCATCTGTAAAGCTGCTGTGAAACTGTGGACACTGTCTAACAGAAAACCAGAgttttttttctgtgcttggctgCCCCTCTGCCTCAGGGCCAACCGCCTCCCACACTTGAGTGGCCTGATCCAGGAGCGACCAAGCCACTACTCACAGGCTCTCTGTGCTTCTTGTTAATCCCCCTTCAGGGGGCTTTTCTTGCAAGTACATTTGAGAGTAAAGGGGATTTGCATTATTATATTCACTTTTATGCCAGTTAAGCACTCTACTTGATGTTCCATGCTAGTCTTAGTTCCACCAGAATTCCTGTtattgaattgtgtctcccccaaattcatatgttgaagccctaagccccagTACATTagaacatgactgtatttggagataggacttAAAGAGATGATTAAGGCTAAATGAGGCACAAGAGTAGGACCTAATTCAACATGACTGGTATCCTTGTAAGAAGAAGGAGAGATACCAGGAATGTATGTGCACAGAGGAAacaccctgtgaggacacagagaggggGCAGTCATCCATAAgcaaaggagagaggcctcaggggaaACCAAActtgctggcaccctgatcttgaacttttagccagactgtgagaaaataaaatttctgttttttaagccaccgagtctttggtattttgttatggcagccctagcaaactgatCTGATACAATCTCTATTCAATCTGATCCTCGACACTTCCTGGAATTATTTAGCTTGTGACTCTCAATATAGTAATCATAATTATAATCATCTAATGAACACTTTCCTGTAGTAGACACTGTTCTAAACCATTTTCATATATTATCCCATTTCATCATCACAAAATCCCTTTATGCATtagtataattatttaaaaaaattattataattatttatgtaagtTTAGTTAATTAATAAGGAaaggaaggcacagagaagttaactaACTTGGGCTTGATCACATCATCAGTgagaagcagagctgggattggaaaCTGGATGGTCTGAAGCATGATATTCTCCTGAGGAGATACTGCTGTCACGGTATGGGACTCAGGGGAGAAATAAATATGGGGAGGGCCGCGCTTCTACTGcctcattaatttatttctagtaATACCACAATAAAGGGTTGTATGGATGTTTGAGACTTTACAATGTTACAAAGTTTGAGAATGATTGGtttaacaagagaaataaaaattttaaactggaCGTTAAACATGCCTATCCCATGGTTCAAGGGacaagaacataaaaacaaacacagaaacaaaaaaagccccaTCACAGGTGGTGCCCATGCACCCTTCAGTTCCTAGCTGTGGTTGCCTGTATTCAAGTTCTTGTCTTTTTCTCAAATCCTCCATAATATAAATCCCCACTATCCTTTAGAAAATGTGCCCTCAGTTGGCTACTTCCTGCTCTCAGGAACAGACCTACTTTCTCCCCACCAGTTTATGTTCTGACATATAATAATCCATAGACTATTGCCCGCATAGTGAATTTTTCAGCCATGTATAGGGCTTGTATTAAGGAGAAGATCCTCTATGACCCAAGGGAGAACAATAGGAACAATCTATGGTCTAGAGGTCTTTCTCTCCACCATGCCATTCAAAAGGGGTTTGGGTCTTTGCACTCACTGACACAGTCCAGGATGGTGTTGCTGTGTCAAGTCCCCTCCCCTTTAAGATCACCCATCAACATGAGATATAGATGTCCCTCCTTGGTCTTCCTGGTCATTTAGTAGGGCAATAATTGTATGCATGCACACTTCTGCATACATAACCACACACACATGACCTTACTACTCTCCCTGTTTTAAAACTGGATATTCTTAACTATTCTATTTGAGAGAAGGGAGACAACAAGATGGTTACTTATTCTCACATCACAAATCAGAAAGGTAGGTGCAAGGAGCTGCTGTTCCAGGTGCATAAAAATCTGTGACTCACAACATCCCACCTTTCTTATGCAATTAAAAATTTCCAAGACATCTACTTTAAATTTGTGGAACTTGGATGTCCAAATAGTAAATGGTTTTGAATCTTAAATGGCCTCTTTGACCTAAGGTTGAACATGCTGTTTGTAATAATAGGAACAATTTGTGGTCTAGAAGTCTTCCTCTCTGGCTGTAGTTAAGCAGAGGAGAACTGTTTTTAACCCCACACTTGCTGCACCCTGGTTTCAGTGGGAGGTAGCACAACATTAATTAGAGAGAAAGCTCTTGTTGAGAAAGAAAGGTCAGGAAAGTAGAGACAGGGGAAATACCAGAGGTTGCAATAGTATCActaactgaggcccaggagggtgAGCAGCACAGGGAATGTGGTGACAGATGCCATAATCATAGCACTTAAGAATTGTGCCCCTTTGTGATCAGGGTCATTCTCTGACTTTGATGTCCTCCTTCCATCACTTGCTCTGGGAAGAGTTCAAGggttgcatttcttttattttttttttttttgagacagagtctcactctgttgcccaggctagagtgagtgccgtggcgtcagcctagctcacagcaacctcaaactcctgagctcaagggatcctcctgcctcagcctcccgagtagctgggactacaggcatgcaccaccatgcccagctaattttttctatatatatttttagctgtccatataatttctttctatttttagtagagatggggtctcactcttgctcaggctggtctcgaactcctgagctcaaacgatctgcccacctcagcctcccagagtgctaggattacaggcgtgagccactgcgcccggccaagggtTGCATTTCTGTCCTTCCCAAGGTAGGGAGAAATGAGAGTGCTCAGGATAAGTCCTTTGGGAAAACAAAGGGGGATTGGCAGAACTGACTCAGTATTCTAAATCTTGGAAACTGTGCCTGACTCTGGGCTTTGTCTgggaatgttttctcttttaatactCCTGGACCACCCCCTACAGGCACTCTCCCAGAGAAAAACTCCTTGTGCCTAGGAACTTGGCATATACAAAGGCTTTTGGAGACTCCCAGAAAAATCCCTAAGAGAAGGAAAGTTTGCAGATGGGGGAAGATGAAAGGAGAGCATCCACAGACCCTTTAGTGGAGCTCCTTCTAGGGAGATGCACAATCCTCTGAATATGTCTTTGGTTACTCTGGGTTGTAGAAGTCTAGGTCTCACCCTCTCTCAGTGAATCAGAGCTTAGCTAATTTCTTAGCTGCTCAGTCATCTGAGAGAAACCAATCTGTTCTGAACCAGAGCCCCTGACTTCAAAGGCCATCTAGAAGGAACTGTTCTTGATCTCCTGCCCACTCCAACATGCAAGCCACATCTGAGCCTTGGTGGCAGTAGACCTTTCTCAGGCTACTCCTGCAACCAACCCCATGGCCAAGTTCTTTCCCTTCCCACGCCACAGCATCACCTGGAGACTCTGGACCACTGTCCTCCCTGGACAGATCACTTCTGAATGTGGGCTCTGCTGACTAAAGCATCTGAGACCTACTCTCTGGCTAGAGGAGTTGTGTGGCTCCTGAGAATCCCAAATACCAAGTCTTGAATTACATTAACCCTGCCCTGTCTTTATGCTTTGGTCTCGGAGAGAACAGATGACAGAGCACATGGTGGGAAGAAAGGGCAGATTGGACAGCACATCTTCCCCAACCCCCTGGGAGGGAGAGATGGCCCAAGATGTCCAAAGCCTGTCTGTGGCCCACACTATGCTACTAAGCTGTAAGAGTGAGAGAGATTGCTAGGTGAAGCAGTTAGCTGAAAGCTGTGGTTGAGTCTggaaggcaggcccagggcattgGCTTTTTCACAGGGGTTTACCAGGTAACTGGCTCCTGAGTGTCTTGCTTCACATTCTAGGAGGGACAGTGATTTAAGGGGCCCAATTCCACAGTAAAATATTAGGTGCAAAAATCAAAATATCGGATATATCATGTGAACTATGATGGTGCTTATTAACATGAAGTTGTGATATACATCCAGAAATAATATTGGATGAGGACGTGGTGAAATAGTTACATTGTTTTTCTcagaatttgggaaaaaatatgtattttcatttatgtgtCAATAAGTTTGGTATATTTCCAAAATTTATGTCACTTTTATTCTTGGAAAAATGTTCAAAGTAGCTTGGACAAACTACAAGAGAAAGACTTGGGTGAGGTAGAGTCTGGGATTTATACCCATTTGTTTAATCATTGGGTACTTAAGTCATTGTGCAGGAGTGTCTTCCTAGGCCAGGACAAGAAACTTGGAGGCTAAGCATGATGCTTCTAGCTCAGACTCTCTGGATCTTATGTCCATGGATTGCTGCCTGTGTCTcacacatttcaaatgctcatgAAGATGGTCCCCATGGAAATTGCTTCCCTGACAATGGTCCTAGCTAGGCTTTTGGGACCTTCTAGCTACAGTGAGATTTTGCTGGTGAATGTTGTCTCTGCCAGGCAGAGAGACCCATTTTTCTTTGATTGAGAGAGCCTTTTCTTCCCCATTCTCCATCTCTCCCCAGTGTCATGTCAGGGTAGACCCACCTGGAGCACCAGCCTAGGAACTCCTGTCCAGACTATAAAACTCCTGGTGCAGTGGAAAGACAATGTCCCACAGAATCAGATAGATATACACTTTGTTGCTCTAGGAAAAACACTTCAACTCTAAGAACTCCTGatcttcatctgtaagatgaggtCATTTATCCCTAACCCACAAGGTTATTCAGAAAATTCAAAGATGTCAAGTAAGTAACATGCCCAGAAGAATGTCTGACACCAAATTGTGCTTCTGTTGAGCTGTGTGGGGAGGACCTCTATAGTCAAGATTGTGTGAGGGATCATATTTGGTTGTAgaatgtgccaggctctgagaaTGAGGACCCCATACTCACACTGTGATCACCACAAGGGATCTGCCATTACCACGGCCTGATTTCTCTGTAGTGACTACTAACTACAAGATTAAGGCCAAGAATTTAATCTGGTCAGCTTAGCATTTGGGACTGTCAGTACAAAGACTTTTGCACCACTCCCTGGTGACCCTGGCTTACCCATATCCATCCAATCATGCCATTCTTCTTCTCAGAAAATGTTTCTGATGATCTGATGTGTACAGGGCATGACTCTAGAGGAGAAAGCAGTAAGTGCAATGCCTGGAACTCTGGTGTTCATGGAGCTTTCCTCTTGtgaaaggagagaaacaaaatgcACACTAAGAAGGAAAAGCTATAGCATCACAAATTGGGTTAAGTACTTTGGAGCAAAATCCAGCAGGGAAGGGACAAGGAAAGTGTGGTCAGGGAGTCTTGCCCTCTTAGATATACGGTGGCCAGGAAACACCTCCCTGAGAAGGTGGCAGCTGATGACAGAAAGGGATGACAGGAACGTGTGACATCTTCTGGAGAAAGTAAGAGGAAGACAGGGACCAGTGGGAAAACTCATTTCCAGACCTCTCGGACTTCCCCTCCATGCACCCATTTAACCAATTCACCTAGATCTCCCCTGTTACCTCCTCATAATACCAGTGCAAATATCTCTCACTGTTATCATTTGTAGCCTTTGGtttccttgaaaaaaataaatgaataaatctcaGGGGAAGCCGAGATAGTCTTCTCCTCCACTGCTTTTTGTGGGCTgtcctatccatccatccaagtTGTGTGCTACACTGAGCAGTCAGACTATATCTAAAGTATTGGGCTCTGTTCCTGGTGCCTCACCCTGTGAAGGATGCAGCCCCACTGGAGGTGGTGCTGAGGCAAGTGTCCAGGATGGTTATGGTACTTGAAAAGGACTTAACTCTCACAGAGGCTTGGTGAcccagcttcctccctccccactcatTCTGAAAGGACGTCATGTGGGTGTGGAGTTAGACATGTTCTGTgtacacaaacaaatagaaacacAACCAAAGTGAAGAGGACAGAGATTCTATGCCAACATAAATTAGTATCTTTTGACATATCTACTAAAATGAACTGGGGTGTCTGAGCGGGCTGAGTTCCAAGTAGGTGGAAGAACGAAACACAGACAGGATGTACCCTCTTCTGGGAACACTGTAGAGAGGATTCAGGTGGTTTGAGCTGGAATTTATGATTCTGTGATTCTAGTGGGATGCCTGAGGGCAGGTGATGGGAATAAATAAAGCTGGAGCCTTCCACTGGGACCTTCTCAGGACTAGGCTCCAAGATGTTCCGGTTGCTTCTGCTGGGCATATTCCTAGTGCTCTTCATGGATGAGGGTAAGGCttggcaggggaggcagggacgGATGTTGAGAGAATGtgtgaggaaggagaaagaggttTCTACACTTAGCTTTTGGGGCTGctgtaaaataatttaggataatttttcttcttgtcttcACAGGAGACAGAGTCCTGACATTGAAATGTACGGTGTAGTTGGTTTATAGTTCTTGGATGAATAACGCCACAATGAGAGGGGACATACTTGATTTCGTAACACAGTGTCTCTCTACCCTCCCTGACTCTACTCCATTCTCCTCCTTCACTACTCTAGGGTATTCTTTCTTCCCTCAGACTTGGGAGAGGGGTCCTTGACTTCTTTGGGGGTCACAGCTGTCACCCAATTGAGGGAGTGAGGGCCCCTGACTGAGGCTGAGAGTAGTGTCAACTTTCTTCTTGTGAGGTTTGCACTGCCCCAATATAAATGTTTACAGGTGGGAACAGGCTTTTTAAAGCAGAATCATTTTCCCTAGAGCTGTTCTTTAAAGCTTCCCTCTCTTTTGTTAGGGGTTCGATTTTGCAATGAATGTAAACATTTTGATGGATACAGATGCCACGGTGGCATGAAACATTGCTGGAAGTTTAATATGTATTCGACAAATAGGAGTTGTTCCACAAATAACTATTACTATAATGATCGCATTTCAGGTAAGTGGGGGTTACAGAGAGACACAAAATATCACCAGTGGTGCCCCAAATCCCTAGAGTCAAGGTTCAGAAGGTATCTGGAGATCATAGGAGAAGGTGGGAAAGTGAGATTTCCCATACACAGACCTGGGTGTGGAGGCTGTGTGGGAGACAGATGTCTTTTGCCTGGTCATGGCTAGAGAGACATAGAGAAGATGCAGGCACAGTTTTGGGGTTCATTCCAGTCTACAGAAAATTGATGAGGATCTGGAGAAAAGCCATTGTTGGGAAGATGATGAGATGAGGCAAACTGATCACatgtgttttccttctctttaggGAGATACCTGTTTCGTTACACAACACTGACTTGTGAGCCCTGTGAGGAGGGAATGTTCCAGGTATTCCATGACCTCCTGAGAGAAACATTTTGCTGCATTAATAAAAACAGGTGTAATACTGGCTATGATAATTTAGAGATTACAAGAATATATGGACTACAGCATCAAGATGAAGTAGAGCAAGCTGCAAAACATAAGGATGATTAAGATTTTTGAACCATATCTTCTTGCAGTAGTCTTTTCTTCACCCAATAGCAACATTATATTACATTTTCCCCAAACCTAGACCCTATTCTCTTCTCTGTTCCAGTAGATCTAACCTATGGAAGTTCTGTCTTTCCAGTGTCCATGCTTCCATTAACAGGGAAGGGGAAACTACAGATCATAAAAACCCCAACTCTGCCTTCTGGTTGGAGTCCTTAGTCTTTGCACCTGATACCCCCTGGCAGTCTCTACTTGCCCTTGAGTTCTGATGCTAAACCTGGGCTAAAGTCAGAATGCTAAAGTCTCTTGCAAAGGGAGCAAAGTTTTTCTGTAGAGCTTCTGGAGGAAGATCAGGAGAAAACAGATTGGATAGAAATAGGGACCGTAAATTATAGGAGATTGTGGAAGAAATATTTGGAAGGTGAGTAGAAGAGGTATTTGGAGGAGGGTATAGTGAGGGCTTATATTAAGCAGGAGTTTGGGAAAGTCAATGTGAAATTAGAAAGCATCCTCTAACCTACATGAAAGGCATAGTCAATGTACTAGACATGAGAATCATAGTGCCTGCCACCATTCTGGGGAAACTATATTGACCATAGCTACTTCTGGCCACACAGCCCTAGGCCACCAGGTTTCTAATTATCTTACCTTGATCTCATGGCTAAAGCCAAGTATATCAGAATGGGCACTTGGCTGAGTGTTGGCCAATTACTCTCTCTCAGCATATGCTATCATTTACccccccccaaacaaacaaacaaacaaacaaacaactcatgttgaaatttaattgccaatgtaaTGGTATTGGGAAGTGGGACATTTAAGAGGTCCTTAGctgatgaatggattaatgccattatcactgGCATAGCTTAATTATGGTGGGAGTGGGCTCCTCataaaaaggatgagttcagcccaATTTCCTCTTGCTCTGTCTTTCATACTTGCTTGCCCTTCCACATGTTAtcatgcagcaagaaggcccttaccagacTCTGGCATCatgcttttggactttttagCTTCCAGAACCACAaactaaataaatttctgtgtgaTATAAATTAtgcagtttcaggtattctgttatagcaatagAAAATGGACTAATATAGCATGTGAAAGATACACAGTCctcaaaaacaattaaatattgcCTTTCATTCAGTGTACTCATTGATAAaagctgaggttttttttttttttatgtattagcATAGCCCTGAAACAGAAAATGTTAAGGAGAGATAAGAGTTTCAGATTATCACTAtagttttccttaaaaaatgcCATAAAATGACAAAAGTTAATCCCTGAATTATTATTGACTGActttagatttatatattttttataaccaTGTTAATCATCCTATGTATTAGAATCTACAGgcactatatttattttttagtgataaaattacatacacatatataatattatcCCAGGGTTAGTAATATCCCTCTTGATATCCAGGATTATGACTGCTTATTAGTTTCTACAATATTGTATTTacataattagaataaaatatttatatctacaaattaatttgaaaatattttcaatatctaTGATGGGATTTCTCCCAAATTGTGTAATGTTAGGATAGAATACTATACTTTAACATCTTGAGAAGTAGAAAATATGGTAGATTCTTTCATTCAGCGTTGGTTAATTAGTTTGAGTAGACAGAATGGAGACACTGGCAGTAGGTTCTAAAAATGAAGTGATTGGCGGGAAAATCACTGTGATGTGTGGTTAGTGTCTAGAATGGTCCCAAGCCAGTCAAATTATGTTGAAACAGAAACTAAGAAGGTTAAAATTAGAGAAGAGATACAAAGTGGTTGGTGAAGAAGGTACCTGGAAGTAGGATGAATAAGACA
Encoded proteins:
- the PATE2 gene encoding prostate and testis expressed protein 2 → MFRLLLLGIFLVLFMDEGDRVLTLKWVRFCNECKHFDGYRCHGGMKHCWKFNMYSTNRSCSTNNYYYNDRISGRYLFRYTTLTCEPCEEGMFQVFHDLLRETFCCINKNRCNTGYDNLEITRIYGLQHQDEVEQAAKHKDD